CGCGAGGCCTTCGCCCAGGCCGCGACGATCACCGGCGCCGGCGCCACCTTCCCGCGCCCGCTCTATGAGCGCTGGTCGCAGGCCGCGCGCGAGCCGCTGGGCGTCACGCTGAACTACCAGTCCATCGGCTCGGGCGGCGGCATCAACCAGATCACGGCCCGCACCGTGGATTTCGGCGCCTCCGACGCGCCGCTCAGCACGGCGCAGCTGACGGAGCGCAAGCTGATGCAGTTCCCCTCCGTGCTCGGCTCGGTGGTGCTCAGCGCCAACCTGCCCGGCGTGGCCGACAATGCGCTGCGCCTGACGCCCGAGATCATCGTGGACATCTTCATGGGCCGCGTGGCCCGCTGGAACGACCCCCGCCTGGTCGAGCTGAACCGCGACATCCGCCTGCCGAACCTGCCCGTCTCCCCCTGCTACCGCGCCGATGGCTCGGGCACGACCTGGGTCTTCACCACCTATCTCTCCCGCGTGTCGGATGCCTGGCGCACGGGTCCGGGTGCGGGCACGGCGATCAGCTGGCCCGCCGGCAACGGCGCGCGCGGCAATGAGGGCGTGTCCAACATCATCCGCAACACGCCGGGCGCCATCGGCTACATCGAGAATGCCTACGCCGTCGTGAACCGCATGACGACGACGCAGCTCCGCAACAAGGGTGGCCGTTTCCTCGCGCCGGAAATGCCGGCCTTCCTGGCCGCCGCCGCCGCCGCCGACTGGACCGTGCCGAACTTCGCCGCCGACACGATCGACCTGGCCGATCCGGCCGCCTGGCCGATCACCAGCCCGACCTACATCCTGCTGCCGATCGACCCGCCGGCCGACAAGGTGGCGGCCAGCCGCAACACCATGCGCTTCTTCGACTGGGCCTTCCGCAATGGCGGCGACATCGCCCGCCGCCTGGAATACATCGCCCTGCCGACCGCGGCGCATGACCTGATCCGCGCCGCCTGGGCGCGCCAGGTGCGCGACCCGTCCGGTGCGGCGGTCTGGACTGGGGCCGCGGCCTGAGCCATCACCCGCCGGCCGGGCTCGGGCCCGGCCGGCGCCCGTCTCTTTCCAAGGTTTCCTTCCGTGCAGCCATCGCCCCCCGCCCCGGCACGCCGGAGCTCCGGCTCCATCGGCGATCTCGTCTTCGAATGGTTGTGCCGGGGCGCGGGCGTCTTCGTCCTGCTGCTGCTGGGCGGCATCATCGTCACCCTCTTCATCGGCGGCCTGCCGGCCTTCCGGCAATTCGGCCTCGACTTCCTCATCAGCACCCGCTGGGACCCGGTGGAGGGGCGTGAGCAATTCGGCGGCGCGGTCGCCATCGTCGGCACCGTGATGTCCTCGATCCTCGCCATCATCCTCGCCGTGCCGCTGGCCTTCGGCATCGCCTTCTTCCTGACCGAGCTCTCGCCCCCCTGGCTGCGCCGGCCGATGGGCACCGCGATCGAGCTGCTGGCCGCCGTGCCCTCGATCATCTTCGGCATGTGGGGCCTCTTCGTGCTGGTGCCCTTCGTGCAGCGCAACATCCAGCTGCCCTTCGGTGAGACGCTGAGCGAATTGCCGCTGGTCGGCTTCCTCTTCCAAAGCACGAACTTCGCCGGCACCTCCATCTTCGCCGCCTCACTCGTGCTCGCCATCATGATCCTGCCCTTCATCGCCGCCACCATGCGCGACGTGTTCGAGCAGGTGCCGCCGGTCTACAAGGAAAGCGCCTACGGCCTGGGCGCCACGCGCTGGGAGGTGATGAGCGGCGTGGTCATCCCCTACACCCGGATCTCGGTGGTGGGCGGCATCATGCTCGGCCTGGGCCGCGCGCTCGGCGAGACGATGGCGGTGACCTTCGTCATCGGCAATGCGAACCGCATCGCGACATCCTTCTTCGACCCGACGACCACGATCGCCTCGGTCATCGCGATGGAGTTCCCGGAGAGCCTGGCGGGCGGCCTGCAGCAATCCTCGCTCTTCGCGCTGGGCTTCCTGCTGTTCCTCATCTCCTTCATCGTGCTCGCCTCGTCGCGCTACCTGCTGCGCTCGCGGCTGAAAGGCTGAGGCCATGAGCGCCACGACCGACCTTCACGCCATCGCCATGCGCCCGCGGGATGAGCGCGCGCGCCGCGCCCGTGGGCGCCGCCGCCGTCTGGTGGACCAGGGCATCCGCCTGTTCTGCCTGGCCGCGACCGCGGTCGGCATCTTCTTCCTCGCCTCCATCCTGATCACGCTGGTCTGGCGTGGGGCGGCGGCGATCGATCTCACCGTCTTCATCACGGATTTCCGGCCGACCACCTATGGTGACCCGGATGCCGAGAAGGGCGGCCTGCTGCACGCCATCCTGGGCAGCTTCGTGCAGGCCGGCATCGGCGTGGCGGTGGGCACGCCCATCGGCATCCTGGTCGGCACCTACCTCTCGGAATATGCGCGGCAGACGGCGCTGGGCAATGCGGTGCGCTTCGTCTCGGACGTGCTGCTCTCCGCACCTTCGATCCTGGTCGGCCTCTTCATCTACCAGATCGTGGTGCTGCCGATGGGCGGCTTCTCGGGCCTCGCGGGCGGGCTCGCGCTCTCCATCATCGTCATCCCGGTGGTGGTGCGCACGACCGAGGACATGCTGACGCTGATCCCCAA
This region of Sediminicoccus rosea genomic DNA includes:
- the pstS gene encoding phosphate ABC transporter substrate-binding protein PstS, yielding MNRRSLLALTAGAAATPFLAREAFAQAATITGAGATFPRPLYERWSQAAREPLGVTLNYQSIGSGGGINQITARTVDFGASDAPLSTAQLTERKLMQFPSVLGSVVLSANLPGVADNALRLTPEIIVDIFMGRVARWNDPRLVELNRDIRLPNLPVSPCYRADGSGTTWVFTTYLSRVSDAWRTGPGAGTAISWPAGNGARGNEGVSNIIRNTPGAIGYIENAYAVVNRMTTTQLRNKGGRFLAPEMPAFLAAAAAADWTVPNFAADTIDLADPAAWPITSPTYILLPIDPPADKVAASRNTMRFFDWAFRNGGDIARRLEYIALPTAAHDLIRAAWARQVRDPSGAAVWTGAAA
- the pstC gene encoding phosphate ABC transporter permease subunit PstC yields the protein MQPSPPAPARRSSGSIGDLVFEWLCRGAGVFVLLLLGGIIVTLFIGGLPAFRQFGLDFLISTRWDPVEGREQFGGAVAIVGTVMSSILAIILAVPLAFGIAFFLTELSPPWLRRPMGTAIELLAAVPSIIFGMWGLFVLVPFVQRNIQLPFGETLSELPLVGFLFQSTNFAGTSIFAASLVLAIMILPFIAATMRDVFEQVPPVYKESAYGLGATRWEVMSGVVIPYTRISVVGGIMLGLGRALGETMAVTFVIGNANRIATSFFDPTTTIASVIAMEFPESLAGGLQQSSLFALGFLLFLISFIVLASSRYLLRSRLKG
- the pstA gene encoding phosphate ABC transporter permease PstA is translated as MSATTDLHAIAMRPRDERARRARGRRRRLVDQGIRLFCLAATAVGIFFLASILITLVWRGAAAIDLTVFITDFRPTTYGDPDAEKGGLLHAILGSFVQAGIGVAVGTPIGILVGTYLSEYARQTALGNAVRFVSDVLLSAPSILVGLFIYQIVVLPMGGFSGLAGGLALSIIVIPVVVRTTEDMLTLIPNTLREAVVALGAPKWKMITLVAYRAALSGMVTGILLAFARIAGETAPLLLTSFGNNVVNWDLTKAMASLPVAIYQQANSGFPDLIQIAWAGALMITVGVLLVNIIARTLLRKRI